The Solidesulfovibrio sp. sequence CTGCCGCCCCTGGCCGGTTTCGCCGGCGAGATGGCCCTGGCCCTGGCCCTGCTCGAGGGCCTGTTCCTGCCGGGGCTGTTGCCGCGCGTGGCCATGGCCGCCGCCTTGGCCGTGGTCGCCGGCGTCGGCGGCTGCGCCCTGGCCGCCTTGGCCAAGGCCGGCGGGCTGGCTTTTCTGGGCGAACCCCGCACCCCGGCCGCGGCCAAGGCCCTGCCTCCCGGCCCGGCCGCCCGGGCGGCACTCCTGTTTTTGGCCGGGGTCATCCTGGTCGCCGCCGTCTTCGCGCCCGCCCTCTTTTCCCTGGCCGGCCAGGCGGCCCTGGCCTTTCCCGGCCTCGACCCCGCCCCGGCCCGGGCGGCCCTGGCCGAGGCCACGGCCATCCTGGCCGCCATCGGCCGGGTGGGGCTGGCCCTGGCCGCGCTGGTGGCCTTGCTGCTTTTCCTGCGCCGCCGCCTGACCGCCGCCCATGGCAGCCGCCGGGAGCCCACCTGGGGCTGCGGCTACCTCGCCCCCACGACCCGCATGCAGTACGGCCCGGGCTCCTTCGTCGAGCCGGCCGCCCGGGTCCTGGGCCCGGCCATGGGGCTCAAGGCGCACCTGGACATGGACACCGGCTATTTTCCGGCCAGGGCCCGGCTCGTCGTTTCGGCCCCGGACCGGCTGCGGCTGTCGGTGTTCACGCCCCTGTTCGAGGCCGTGGGCAAGGCCTGCGACGCCCTGAAGGTCGTGCAGCACGGCCGGGTCCATCTCTACATCCTCTACGTCCTGGCCACGGTGGTCCTGCTTCTGGCCTGGAAGCTCTAGCCATGCACGCCGCCCTCCACCTCCTCCTGGCCCTTGCGCTGGCCCCGCTCGTTCCCGGCATCGTCAACCGGGTCAAGGCCCGTGTGGGCGGCCGGGCCGGCAAGCCCCTGCTCCAGACCTATTTCGACCTGGCCAAGCTCGTGCGCAAGGGCGTGGTGATAAGCGAAACCGCTTCCTGGGTGGTCTGGGCCGGCCCCATCGTGTCGCTTGCGGCCGTGGCCTGCGGCCTGCTGCTGTTGCCCGGACCGGGAACGCCCGCGCCCGTGGCCTTTGGCGGCGACTTCCTGTTGCTGGCCTATCTGCTCGGCCTGTCGCGCCTGGCCCTGGTGCTGGCCGCCCTGGACACGGGATCGAGCTTCGAGGGCATGGGCGCCAGCCGCGAGGCCGTTTTCTCCGCCCTGGCCGAGCCGGTTCTTTTCCTGTGCTTCCTGAGCCTTTGCGCCGGCAGCGGCGGCCTGTCCCTCTCGACCATGCTGGCCCTGCCCTCCCCGGGGCCGGTGACCGCCGAGCGGCTGTTCGTGCCGGTCATCCTCTTCGTGCTGCTTTTGGTGGAAAACTGCCGCATCCCGGTGGACGACCCCAACACCCACCTGGAGCTGACCATGATCCACGAGGTCATGGTCCTCGACCACAGCGGCCCGGACCTGGCCGCCGTGGTCTACGGCGCCGCGCTCAAGCTCTGGATTTTCTGCGCCCTGACGGCCCTGACCCTGACGCCGGCCTCGGGGCTTTCGCCCCTGGCCGCCTGGGGCGTTTTCGGCGGGCTCATGCTCGTGGTGGCCGTGGCCGTGGGGCTGGTGGAATCGGCCATGGCCCGGCTGCGCCTGTTGCGCGTGCCGCGGCTGCTCGGCTGGGCCGGGGCGCTGGTGGCCCTGTCCCTGGTCCTTTCGGTGTGGAGGTAGCGGTGGAACTGTACCAGTCC is a genomic window containing:
- a CDS encoding NADH-quinone oxidoreductase subunit H encodes the protein MHAALHLLLALALAPLVPGIVNRVKARVGGRAGKPLLQTYFDLAKLVRKGVVISETASWVVWAGPIVSLAAVACGLLLLPGPGTPAPVAFGGDFLLLAYLLGLSRLALVLAALDTGSSFEGMGASREAVFSALAEPVLFLCFLSLCAGSGGLSLSTMLALPSPGPVTAERLFVPVILFVLLLVENCRIPVDDPNTHLELTMIHEVMVLDHSGPDLAAVVYGAALKLWIFCALTALTLTPASGLSPLAAWGVFGGLMLVVAVAVGLVESAMARLRLLRVPRLLGWAGALVALSLVLSVWR